The proteins below are encoded in one region of Patescibacteria group bacterium:
- a CDS encoding DNA recombination protein RmuC → MNYLILIILLIVIAGMVLLFRQLKLLGGKNANDQSPLLIQAQLKEIRETMDNKLRDVHQTVQRQSGQTNQIIRDVTEKLTKLDETNKQVINFTDQLQSLQDILKNPKQRGVLGEYYLETVLKNVLPPGSYQRQYPFKDGTIVDAVVFVKDKVIPIDSKFSLENYNRLVEEKDETERARLEKVFVSDLKLRIQETAKYIQPSQGTMDFAFMFIPHEAIYYDLIVNKIGALKDEDTENLIQRAASKYKVIIVSPTSFLAYLQTVLQGLRALQIEESAKEIRERVEQLGKHILTYDEYFKKLGNNLGTTVNSYNTAYKELNKIDRDIVKITDGDNKIEPLQIDKPDDK, encoded by the coding sequence ATGAATTATTTAATACTTATAATTTTATTAATCGTTATTGCCGGAATGGTTTTACTATTTCGTCAACTTAAATTATTGGGCGGTAAAAATGCTAACGACCAATCACCGTTGCTAATTCAAGCTCAACTCAAAGAAATTAGAGAAACGATGGACAATAAATTAAGAGATGTGCATCAGACGGTTCAAAGGCAGTCTGGGCAAACTAATCAAATTATCAGGGACGTTACTGAAAAATTGACTAAACTAGATGAAACAAATAAACAAGTAATTAATTTTACCGATCAACTTCAAAGTTTGCAGGATATTTTAAAAAACCCTAAGCAACGAGGCGTCTTGGGAGAATATTATTTAGAAACTGTTTTAAAGAATGTTTTGCCGCCGGGTAGCTATCAAAGGCAATATCCATTTAAAGACGGAACTATTGTTGATGCTGTGGTTTTTGTTAAAGATAAGGTCATTCCTATTGATTCGAAATTCTCATTAGAGAACTATAATCGTTTAGTTGAAGAAAAAGACGAAACTGAACGGGCGAGATTAGAGAAAGTATTTGTGTCCGATTTAAAATTAAGAATTCAGGAAACGGCCAAATATATACAGCCATCACAAGGAACGATGGACTTTGCTTTCATGTTTATTCCGCATGAAGCCATTTATTATGATTTGATCGTTAATAAAATCGGCGCTCTAAAAGACGAAGATACTGAAAATTTAATTCAACGAGCCGCAAGCAAATATAAAGTTATAATTGTTTCGCCGACGTCATTTTTGGCATATTTGCAAACAGTTTTACAGGGGTTAAGAGCCTTACAAATAGAAGAATCGGCCAAAGAAATTCGCGAAAGAGTCGAACAATTAGGAAAACATATTTTAACCTATGACGAATATTTTAAAAAGTTAGGCAACAATTTGGGTACGACGGTCAATTCTTATAATACGGCCTATAAAGAATTAAATAAAATTGACAGAGATATTGTGAAAATAACCGATGGAGATAATAAAATAGAGCCGTTACAAATAGACAAGCCAGATGATAAATAA
- a CDS encoding rod shape-determining protein: MFNNLLGLFAKDIGVDLGTANTRIYIKDRGLVLNEPSVVAINTRTDQIIALGQMALRMIGKVPPHIQIVKPIVNGVVSDFEVAEKMLRLIFEKIHHGNFFITPRPRVVATIPLDVTEVEKKSLEDVILQAGARQVFLVERPMAAAIGSRLPIHESIGNLMVELGGGLSEVAVISLSGVVTWKSLKIGGETLNKQLIQYLREKFGILLGDQTAEEIKTRIGAAAPNDKPQEIKVRGRDLISGLPKEINITDAQVREAILPILKQIVESISDTIEKTPPELVADIYERGVVVSGGGSLLRNIDKLIQKKINIPIHLADDPLTTSVRGAGLILEDFENLKSVLIPSARA; this comes from the coding sequence ATGTTTAATAATCTTTTAGGTTTATTCGCCAAAGATATTGGAGTTGATTTGGGGACCGCTAATACCCGTATTTATATCAAAGATAGGGGATTGGTTTTAAATGAACCATCAGTCGTGGCGATTAACACCCGTACCGATCAAATCATTGCTTTGGGTCAAATGGCGCTAAGAATGATTGGTAAGGTGCCGCCGCACATCCAGATAGTAAAGCCGATTGTTAATGGCGTGGTATCTGATTTTGAAGTAGCGGAAAAAATGTTGCGCTTGATTTTTGAAAAGATCCATCACGGTAATTTTTTTATCACTCCGCGTCCGAGAGTCGTAGCGACAATTCCGCTTGACGTGACTGAGGTTGAAAAAAAATCTTTAGAAGACGTAATTTTACAAGCCGGCGCACGCCAGGTTTTTTTAGTTGAACGACCAATGGCTGCGGCGATCGGTTCTCGCTTGCCGATTCACGAATCAATCGGTAATTTGATGGTAGAATTGGGCGGCGGCTTATCTGAAGTGGCAGTTATTTCGTTGTCCGGCGTAGTGACCTGGAAATCATTAAAAATTGGCGGAGAAACTCTAAATAAACAATTGATCCAATATTTAAGAGAAAAATTTGGCATCTTATTGGGAGATCAAACCGCAGAAGAAATAAAAACTCGCATTGGTGCAGCTGCTCCGAATGACAAACCACAAGAGATAAAGGTTCGTGGGAGGGACTTAATCAGCGGTTTGCCAAAAGAAATTAATATTACTGATGCTCAGGTTAGAGAGGCGATTTTGCCGATTTTAAAACAAATAGTTGAAAGTATTTCTGATACCATCGAAAAAACTCCGCCCGAGTTAGTCGCCGATATTTATGAACGCGGCGTAGTTGTCTCTGGCGGCGGCTCGCTCTTGAGAAATATCGATAAGTTGATTCAAAAGAAAATAAATATTCCAATTCATTTGGCCGATGACCCCTTGACCACTTCGGTCCGCGGTGCCGGATTGATTTTAGAAGACTTTGAAAACCTCAAGTCGGTTTTAATTCCCTCGGCTAGAGCCTAA
- a CDS encoding diacylglycerol kinase family protein, with product MSFGQFKRSFKDAYRGLVYTFRYELSFRIQSFIAIIVLILAFIFPLRLYERVVIILLVAMVLLLELINSVLERIVDLFKPRIDNVAKIIKDIMAGAVLLAAVVSIIIGWLIFWPQFKNLLIK from the coding sequence ATGAGCTTTGGTCAGTTTAAAAGAAGTTTCAAAGATGCTTACAGGGGACTGGTTTATACTTTTCGTTATGAATTATCTTTTCGTATTCAAAGTTTTATCGCCATTATCGTTTTGATTTTGGCTTTTATTTTTCCGCTTCGGCTCTATGAAAGGGTGGTAATAATTTTGTTGGTAGCTATGGTTTTACTTTTAGAATTAATCAATTCTGTTTTAGAAAGAATCGTAGATTTATTCAAGCCGCGTATTGACAATGTGGCGAAAATAATTAAAGATATTATGGCCGGCGCGGTTTTGCTCGCAGCGGTTGTTTCTATAATAATCGGTTGGCTGATCTTTTGGCCGCAATTTAAAAATTTATTAATCAAGTAA
- a CDS encoding MBL fold metallo-hydrolase, translating into MAKVKVLIQGYAKKYKNGWKASSTCVLIQDKGLNILVDPGTNKKLLLTNLKKSGLRPKDIDLIFLTHYHPDHWLGASLFPDIKILDGDIIYNGDLETGFNKKIPHTDIEVIATPGHAHEHAVLMAKTAEGKVAIAGDLFWWKDEEKQSTDYKSLLNKKDPYTKDRVALIKSRKNILKSADYIIPGHGQVVEVK; encoded by the coding sequence ATGGCAAAAGTTAAGGTCTTAATTCAAGGCTACGCTAAAAAATACAAAAATGGCTGGAAGGCGTCTTCGACGTGCGTTTTAATTCAGGACAAGGGTTTAAATATTCTAGTTGATCCCGGTACTAATAAAAAATTACTACTAACCAATCTCAAAAAATCAGGATTAAGGCCAAAAGACATCGATCTGATTTTTTTGACCCATTATCACCCCGATCACTGGCTTGGCGCCTCTCTTTTTCCTGATATAAAAATTTTAGACGGAGACATTATTTATAATGGAGATTTAGAGACCGGTTTTAACAAAAAAATACCTCATACCGACATTGAAGTCATTGCTACTCCCGGACACGCGCACGAGCATGCTGTCCTTATGGCAAAAACAGCCGAGGGTAAAGTTGCTATCGCCGGAGATTTGTTTTGGTGGAAAGACGAAGAAAAACAATCAACTGATTATAAATCTTTATTAAACAAAAAAGATCCTTATACTAAGGATCGAGTAGCTTTAATAAAAAGCAGAAAAAATATCTTAAAATCAGCCGATTATATCATCCCCGGACACGGCCAGGTAGTGGAGGTTAAATAA
- a CDS encoding glycosyltransferase family 4 protein, whose protein sequence is MPKVAHLVCTYPPYQGGIGNTCYFEAKYLSRLNCEVTVLTPEYYIKDKKQKIKATVAESEHKIVYLKPWLRYGNAAWTPQVLCQLKKFDIVHLHWPFIGGAEAALYWKLFHPKKKLIVQYQMDLIGHNIFRPIFKIYVWLWLPLMVKLADKIIVSTLDYAQKSQLKRFFNNYYDKFIEIPLGVEAECFYLHDKDFNILSKYNLSLFDRIILFVGGLDRAHYFKGVNILIQAVATLLKKKNESIKLLIVGKGNLKSSYKELARELGVYQHIVFADSVTNKELPEYYNLADVFVLPSIDQSESFGLVVLNAMASAKPVVVSNLPGPRSLVRNNYNGLQVIPGSADDLAEKLDFLINNPSLAQEWGRNGRLMIEEKYSWQKIAEEIAEVYAHLK, encoded by the coding sequence ATGCCGAAAGTAGCTCACTTGGTTTGCACTTATCCGCCATATCAGGGCGGAATTGGCAATACCTGTTATTTTGAAGCAAAATATTTAAGTCGGCTCAACTGCGAGGTGACGGTTTTGACGCCCGAGTATTACATAAAAGATAAAAAACAAAAAATAAAAGCAACCGTGGCCGAATCGGAACATAAGATTGTTTATTTAAAGCCCTGGTTAAGATATGGCAATGCCGCTTGGACGCCGCAAGTTCTATGTCAATTAAAAAAATTTGACATTGTCCATCTTCATTGGCCATTTATCGGTGGCGCCGAAGCGGCTTTGTACTGGAAATTATTTCATCCCAAGAAAAAACTAATCGTTCAATATCAGATGGATTTAATCGGCCACAATATTTTTCGTCCGATCTTTAAAATTTATGTTTGGCTGTGGCTGCCCTTGATGGTAAAATTAGCCGACAAGATTATTGTTTCTACCCTAGATTATGCGCAAAAATCGCAATTAAAGAGATTTTTTAATAATTATTACGATAAATTTATTGAAATACCCTTGGGGGTGGAAGCGGAATGCTTTTATCTTCACGATAAGGATTTTAATATTTTATCTAAGTACAACTTGTCTTTATTTGATCGGATAATTTTATTCGTTGGCGGCTTGGATCGTGCTCATTATTTTAAGGGCGTTAATATTTTAATCCAAGCCGTTGCCACATTACTAAAAAAGAAAAACGAATCTATAAAATTATTAATCGTCGGCAAGGGCAATTTAAAAAGTAGTTATAAAGAGTTAGCTAGAGAACTGGGGGTTTATCAGCACATTGTTTTTGCTGACTCGGTAACTAACAAAGAATTGCCTGAATATTATAATTTAGCCGATGTTTTTGTTTTGCCGTCAATCGACCAATCAGAATCATTTGGTTTAGTTGTTTTAAATGCTATGGCTTCGGCTAAGCCGGTTGTTGTTTCTAATTTGCCCGGACCGCGATCTTTAGTTAGAAATAATTATAATGGCCTTCAAGTTATACCTGGCAGTGCCGATGATTTGGCGGAAAAACTGGATTTTTTAATCAATAACCCGTCTTTGGCCCAAGAATGGGGGAGAAATGGCCGTTTAATGATTGAAGAGAAATATTCTTGGCAAAAAATAGCCGAAGAAATTGCTGAAGTTTACGCACACTTAAAATAA
- the proS gene encoding proline--tRNA ligase codes for MRQSKLFSKTLREAPKDAQTISHKLLVRAGFINQLTSGVWTLLPLGLRVHDKIANIIREEINAIGGQELVMPALQPKDLWQETGRWDTIDPPLFKIKNRHDKWLCLGPTHEEVITDLARQFINSYKDLPLAVYQIQNKFRNEMRPTGGLLRVIEFVMKDLYSFHANMEDLDDYFNKVVAAYYRIYERCGLKAVAVEASSGSIGGNFSYEFMVLANSGEDKIAICTKGDWGANLEVAKDVSKCPKCGGQIEIKNSIEASHAFKLGKKYSEKMKANFMNKDGKEEALVMGCYGIGLGRLLATIVEVSNDDKGIIWPRSVAPFDVHLIGLDLDDKKIAEKAEKVYQELVENGFDVLFDDRLDSPGIKFKDADLIGIPVRLIVSQKTGDKIEYKERAKKEFELIDIKKIIDKIKG; via the coding sequence ATGCGACAAAGTAAATTATTTTCGAAAACACTACGCGAAGCCCCAAAAGACGCGCAAACCATCAGTCACAAATTATTGGTTCGCGCCGGATTTATCAATCAATTAACCAGCGGCGTCTGGACATTATTACCGCTTGGTTTAAGAGTTCATGATAAAATTGCTAATATTATTCGCGAAGAAATAAATGCCATCGGTGGGCAAGAATTAGTTATGCCAGCACTTCAGCCAAAAGACTTGTGGCAAGAGACCGGCCGTTGGGATACTATTGACCCGCCATTATTTAAAATAAAAAATCGCCACGATAAATGGCTATGCCTTGGTCCTACTCACGAAGAGGTTATTACTGATTTAGCAAGGCAATTTATTAATTCTTACAAAGATTTACCCCTAGCTGTTTATCAAATTCAAAATAAATTTAGAAATGAAATGCGGCCAACTGGCGGTTTATTGCGCGTCATCGAATTTGTCATGAAAGATTTATATAGTTTTCATGCCAATATGGAAGACCTAGATGATTATTTTAATAAAGTTGTAGCTGCTTATTATAGAATTTATGAGCGCTGCGGATTAAAGGCCGTGGCCGTTGAGGCTTCGTCTGGCTCAATTGGTGGAAATTTTTCTTATGAGTTTATGGTTTTGGCGAATTCGGGCGAAGATAAAATCGCTATTTGCACCAAAGGAGACTGGGGAGCTAATCTTGAAGTGGCAAAAGACGTCAGTAAGTGTCCAAAATGTGGCGGCCAAATAGAAATTAAAAATAGTATTGAAGCTAGCCATGCTTTTAAGTTGGGCAAAAAATACAGCGAAAAGATGAAAGCCAATTTCATGAATAAAGATGGCAAAGAAGAGGCCTTGGTTATGGGTTGTTATGGTATTGGCTTGGGGCGACTTTTGGCGACTATTGTCGAAGTCTCGAATGACGATAAGGGGATTATTTGGCCAAGGTCAGTTGCGCCATTTGATGTTCATCTAATTGGGCTTGATTTAGATGACAAAAAAATCGCCGAGAAAGCAGAAAAAGTTTATCAAGAGCTGGTTGAAAATGGCTTTGATGTTCTTTTTGATGATCGTTTAGATTCTCCAGGAATAAAATTTAAAGATGCCGACTTGATTGGCATCCCGGTGCGTTTAATTGTCAGCCAAAAAACAGGAGATAAAATTGAATACAAAGAGCGCGCTAAAAAAGAATTTGAGCTGATTGACATTAAGAAAATTATTGATAAAATAAAGGGGTAA
- a CDS encoding type II secretion system protein encodes MNHFMKFFYFQKSSHRRSFTLVELLIVVAIIGLLTAFAVFSITPALAKARDAKRAQALKSLSTTLELYLADSGSYPNGAIGPSSSDSSYGFCLEQSTDFATLMSSYMAQIPKDPLFQDTVYPDHCYWYRTANSGSQYHISTYIESSNYAPAINDGGQETTSYEVYGGNNANQLTRGDILVSRNNNNAYYFDRAGSVLNGKTGFYVFQYEAKYDSDGDGIGNDADADHRVDVLYDTYDWNKTDKDGNKVVSSPEGSPIAGITHTDALSACPTGYHLITNDEWMAIARDAEQVSSNWANSQIGSTVASGGGLKRGNVGISDSASYNGADPEKGLGRNSKAMLTLSNGSTIWDISGNVWEHVSFTPSGADATHQELDQPDDDDVSGWNYYEFTALNNNGANTFTTGYTDGKAVFRPSDDAWNSANGVGKIYDNSNSAATTARVGIRGGPWPNAADAGVFSLRVSWGAGDSYFSIGFRCAR; translated from the coding sequence ATGAATCATTTCATGAAGTTTTTTTATTTTCAAAAATCATCTCATCGACGGTCTTTTACTCTCGTCGAACTTTTGATTGTGGTTGCCATCATTGGTCTCTTGACTGCTTTTGCCGTTTTCAGTATTACGCCGGCTTTGGCCAAAGCCAGAGACGCCAAACGGGCCCAAGCCCTAAAATCTCTTTCTACTACTCTGGAACTTTACCTGGCTGACAGCGGTTCCTATCCTAATGGTGCCATTGGTCCCAGTAGTAGCGATTCAAGCTATGGTTTTTGCCTTGAGCAATCAACTGACTTTGCCACTTTGATGAGTTCATATATGGCCCAAATCCCCAAAGACCCACTCTTCCAAGATACAGTTTACCCTGATCACTGCTATTGGTATCGTACGGCTAATTCAGGCTCCCAATACCATATCTCGACATATATTGAATCAAGCAACTATGCCCCGGCTATTAATGACGGTGGCCAGGAAACTACTTCTTACGAGGTCTATGGCGGTAACAATGCCAACCAATTAACCAGAGGAGATATTTTAGTCTCTAGAAACAATAACAACGCTTACTATTTTGATCGCGCTGGGTCAGTCCTCAATGGCAAAACCGGTTTCTATGTTTTTCAGTATGAGGCTAAATATGATTCTGATGGAGACGGCATAGGCAATGACGCAGATGCAGACCACAGAGTAGATGTACTTTACGATACTTATGATTGGAATAAAACCGATAAAGATGGTAATAAAGTGGTTTCTTCTCCAGAAGGGTCACCCATTGCCGGTATTACTCATACTGACGCTCTTTCGGCTTGCCCGACCGGCTATCACTTAATTACCAATGACGAATGGATGGCCATTGCCCGCGACGCGGAACAGGTTAGTTCAAACTGGGCCAATAGCCAGATCGGTTCCACCGTGGCTTCAGGCGGCGGTTTAAAACGAGGCAATGTCGGTATTTCCGATTCAGCCAGCTACAATGGCGCTGATCCGGAGAAAGGTTTAGGCAGAAACTCCAAAGCCATGCTGACCCTGTCTAATGGTTCAACTATTTGGGATATCTCCGGTAATGTCTGGGAACACGTGTCTTTTACGCCTTCTGGCGCTGACGCCACCCATCAGGAATTGGACCAGCCAGACGATGACGATGTTTCAGGTTGGAACTACTATGAATTTACTGCCCTGAACAACAATGGCGCCAACACTTTTACCACCGGCTACACTGACGGCAAGGCCGTCTTTCGTCCTTCTGATGATGCCTGGAATTCGGCTAACGGAGTGGGCAAGATTTACGACAATTCTAACTCGGCTGCTACCACCGCGCGCGTGGGCATCCGTGGCGGGCCTTGGCCTAATGCGGCTGACGCCGGGGTGTTCAGCTTGCGCGTGAGTTGGGGTGCGGGTGATTCGTACTTTAGCATTGGGTTTCGGTGCGCCCGGTAG
- the murC gene encoding UDP-N-acetylmuramate--L-alanine ligase: MDLNKIKKIHLIGIGGIGVSAICRMMLKAGKTVNGSNLSSLGTDELEKLGAKIFIGHQASNLTSDVDLVVYSAAVPEDNPERIRAVQLNIAQLSYPEFLGELSKDKFTVAVSGTNGKSTTTAILGLMAGQLDPTVIVGSKLTEWDGNFRLGLSKYFIVEACEWNAHMLNLSPKMIVLTNLEEDHLDYYRDINHITETFQAYIEKLDKQDLLVINVDDDNLKKLKPRSRVLTYGIKNPADLMAQNIKVGQGWQEFDLVSQKFNLNAHFKIKIPGIFNVYNFLAAISVAHSLGVPMEEIKNRGEQFTGIWRRFERINSDKVIISDYAHTPSAVKGTILAAKEFFPNQRLMVVFQPHHHNRTKKLFNDFINSFDGADIIIVSEIYDVAGREEEQDSDISSQDLVKAIKQKYPAKDIYYAVDLNETTKKVLEFAQPDDVILIMGAGDIYTIVDDLR; this comes from the coding sequence ATGGATTTAAATAAGATTAAGAAAATTCACTTGATTGGCATAGGTGGCATTGGCGTGTCAGCTATTTGCCGTATGATGTTGAAGGCCGGTAAAACGGTGAACGGCTCTAATTTATCATCTTTAGGAACCGATGAACTAGAGAAGCTGGGCGCGAAAATTTTTATCGGCCATCAAGCTAGTAATTTGACTAGCGATGTTGACCTGGTAGTTTATTCTGCAGCCGTGCCGGAAGATAATCCGGAGAGAATCAGGGCAGTCCAATTAAACATCGCTCAACTATCTTATCCGGAATTTTTGGGCGAACTATCAAAAGATAAATTTACCGTGGCAGTTTCCGGCACTAATGGTAAAAGCACGACCACGGCTATATTAGGCTTAATGGCTGGCCAACTTGATCCGACCGTAATCGTCGGCAGTAAATTAACCGAATGGGATGGTAATTTTCGTTTAGGCCTTTCCAAATATTTTATCGTCGAGGCTTGTGAATGGAATGCACACATGCTTAACTTATCGCCCAAGATGATAGTTTTGACTAATTTAGAAGAAGATCATCTCGATTATTATCGCGATATTAACCACATCACAGAAACTTTTCAGGCGTATATTGAAAAACTTGATAAACAAGATTTATTGGTGATAAACGTGGATGATGATAATTTAAAAAAATTAAAACCGCGCAGTCGGGTTTTAACGTATGGCATAAAAAATCCAGCTGACCTGATGGCTCAAAATATCAAAGTTGGCCAAGGTTGGCAAGAATTTGATCTGGTTAGTCAGAAATTTAATCTGAATGCCCATTTTAAAATAAAAATCCCCGGGATTTTTAATGTTTATAATTTTTTAGCAGCCATTAGCGTGGCTCATTCTCTTGGCGTGCCGATGGAAGAAATAAAAAATAGGGGAGAGCAGTTTACTGGAATTTGGCGGCGATTCGAGCGGATTAACTCGGACAAGGTCATTATTAGTGATTATGCACATACGCCTAGCGCCGTTAAGGGCACGATTTTAGCCGCTAAAGAATTTTTTCCCAATCAGCGTTTGATGGTCGTCTTTCAGCCTCATCATCACAATCGCACGAAAAAATTATTCAATGATTTTATTAATAGCTTTGATGGCGCAGATATTATTATTGTTTCGGAAATTTATGACGTAGCCGGACGAGAAGAGGAGCAAGACAGCGATATTAGTTCGCAGGATTTAGTAAAGGCAATAAAACAAAAATATCCAGCTAAGGATATTTATTATGCGGTTGATTTAAACGAGACAACCAAGAAGGTTCTTGAGTTTGCTCAGCCTGATGACGTTATTTTGATTATGGGAGCTGGTGACATTTATACAATAGTGGATGATTTAAGGTAA
- the ftsA gene encoding cell division protein FtsA — MADNIITGLDIGSSAIRIAVAQVTPENEIRILGGAEAKSEGVNKGVIVDLEDTISSISQALDKIEKVTGLPVSRAYIGISGTHIISQESRGVVAVSRADGEIRKDDVSRVLDIAQSMATPPNYEILHILPRSFIVDNQPNIKDPVGMTGVRIEVDAQIILGLGAQIKNLKKCLYRAGVNEEELVFTPLACSEAVLNKRQKELGVMVINIGSTTTSLAVFEEGDILLAKVLPIGARYITNDVAIGLRIPLDLAESIKISHGTAYPPLVNKSETIDLKDLNTPEQGSYSKKEVAEIIEARCEEIFKLADKELQNIGRSGKLPAGVILTGAGANLAGLVELAKKTFKLPVSIGTPAGFTTSQVEEIYNPSFSTAVGLILWGRKTQHLSHKSYSPNLNFGWTKKIFKNLFP; from the coding sequence ATGGCGGATAATATTATTACAGGTTTAGATATTGGTTCATCAGCGATTAGAATCGCGGTCGCTCAGGTGACGCCGGAAAACGAAATCAGGATTTTAGGCGGAGCTGAAGCAAAATCAGAAGGCGTCAACAAAGGCGTCATCGTTGATCTAGAAGACACGATCTCGAGCATTTCTCAGGCCTTAGATAAAATAGAAAAAGTAACGGGCTTGCCGGTTAGCCGAGCCTATATCGGTATTTCCGGTACGCATATTATTTCCCAAGAGAGTCGGGGGGTGGTGGCTGTTTCGCGGGCTGACGGAGAAATCAGAAAAGACGATGTTAGTCGGGTTTTGGATATTGCCCAAAGTATGGCCACGCCGCCAAATTATGAAATTTTACACATCTTGCCTCGTTCATTTATAGTCGATAATCAGCCCAACATCAAAGATCCAGTCGGTATGACTGGTGTACGCATCGAAGTTGATGCACAAATTATTTTGGGTCTGGGCGCGCAAATAAAAAATTTAAAAAAATGCCTTTATCGCGCTGGAGTTAATGAAGAGGAATTGGTTTTCACGCCATTAGCTTGTTCGGAAGCAGTTTTAAATAAGCGGCAAAAAGAATTGGGCGTGATGGTGATAAACATCGGCAGCACTACTACTTCGCTGGCCGTATTCGAAGAAGGAGATATTTTATTAGCCAAGGTTTTGCCGATTGGCGCGCGCTATATTACCAATGACGTGGCTATTGGTTTGCGTATTCCGCTTGATTTGGCCGAGTCAATAAAAATTAGCCATGGTACAGCATATCCGCCCTTGGTCAATAAAAGCGAGACGATTGATTTGAAAGATTTAAATACTCCAGAACAGGGTTCTTATTCAAAAAAAGAAGTAGCCGAAATTATTGAAGCTCGTTGTGAAGAAATTTTTAAATTAGCCGACAAAGAACTGCAGAACATCGGCCGTAGCGGTAAATTGCCGGCCGGGGTGATTTTAACCGGCGCTGGAGCAAATTTGGCAGGTCTAGTCGAGTTGGCCAAGAAGACCTTTAAGTTGCCGGTTAGCATAGGCACGCCGGCGGGATTTACTACTTCGCAGGTTGAAGAAATTTATAATCCGAGTTTTTCCACGGCCGTGGGTCTGATCCTCTGGGGTAGAAAAACGCAACACTTATCTCACAAATCATATTCGCCGAACTTAAATTTTGGTTGGACCAAAAAAATATTCAAAAATTTATTTCCATAA
- the ybeY gene encoding rRNA maturation RNase YbeY codes for MASVEINNQTKNRAKISFLRIFLYGLMSRTGQDLDLSVALVSPATIKKLNKKYRRLDKVTDVLSFEKINEIIICLDRAKKQAKEQNLTIDEELKNLLAHGYLHLIGYDHKTDTQEKKMNKKLASLIKNL; via the coding sequence ATGGCTAGCGTCGAAATCAATAACCAAACCAAAAACAGGGCAAAGATTTCTTTTTTAAGAATTTTTTTATATGGTTTAATGAGTCGGACCGGCCAGGATCTCGATTTGTCAGTGGCGCTGGTAAGTCCGGCAACTATTAAAAAATTAAATAAAAAATATCGCCGCCTTGATAAGGTTACCGATGTGCTGTCTTTCGAAAAAATCAATGAAATAATCATCTGCCTTGATCGCGCCAAGAAACAGGCGAAAGAGCAGAACTTGACCATTGACGAAGAATTAAAAAATTTATTAGCGCATGGTTATTTGCATTTAATAGGCTATGACCATAAGACGGACACGCAGGAGAAAAAAATGAATAAAAAATTAGCTAGTTTAATAAAAAATTTATGA